The Oryza glaberrima chromosome 9, OglaRS2, whole genome shotgun sequence genome includes a window with the following:
- the LOC127784059 gene encoding AAA-ATPase At5g57480-like, with translation MREYWTSLASLMGAVAFLQGVVHAVFPAELRAAVARLLGRATRAFSPYCYFDVTETEGMGTNEIYDAVQLYLSSSAAPAAGARLTLSRPHNASSFTFGLAASDRVLDAFRGAAVTWEHVVAPRQAQGFSWRPLPEEKRRFTLRIRRGDRGVLLPAYLDHILAAAADIRRRSQDRLLYTNARGGAMDARGLPWDPVPFKHPSTFDTLAMDPERKAAIMADLRDFADGSAFYERTGRAWKRGYLLYGPPGTGKSSMIAAMANHLGYDVYDLELTEVGSNAELRKLLMKTTSKSIIVIEDIDCSVDLTNRATAAAAAQPPKPRASIDGGAIDQDAAAAPAGAAARSITLSGLLNFTDGLWSCCGSERIFVFTTNHIEKLDPALLRSGRMDMHIFMSYCTFPALKILLRNYLDDDSSASSSSAAAAATMAGLETWIDAAEITPADVSEVLIKNRRNGREQAMEQLLEVLKARAEKRPPSAAAGNATGGGDNEEEEEEEEKRALESPKEGGGEDGQDEETEAKKQLSE, from the coding sequence atgagGGAGTACTGGACGTCGCTGGCGTCGCTGATGGGCGCGGTGGCGTTCTTGCAGGGGGTGGTGCACGCGGTGTTCCCGGCGGAGCtccgggcggcggtggcgcggctgctGGGGCGGGCGACGCGCGCCTTCTCGCCCTACTGCTACTTTGACGTGACGGAGACGGAGGGGATGGGCACCAACGAGATCTACGACGCCGTGCAGCTCTACCTCAGCAGCtcggcggcgcccgccgcggGGGCCAGGCTCACCCTGTCGCGCCCCCACAACGCGTCGTCCTTCAccttcggcctcgccgccagCGACCGGGTGCTCGACGCcttccgcggcgccgccgtcacgTGGGAGCacgtcgtcgcgccgcgccaGGCGCAGGGCTTCTCGTGGCGCCCGCTCCCCGAGGAGAAGCGCCGGTTCACGCTCCGGATCCGCCGCGGCGACCGGGGCGTTCTGCTCCCGGCGTACCTCGACcacatcctcgccgccgccgcggacatCCGGCGCCGCAGCCAGGACCGGCTGCTCTACACcaacgcgcgcggcggcgccatggacgCGCGCGGCCTGCCGTGGGACCCCGTCCCGTTCAAGCACCCCAGCACGTTCGACACGCTCGCCATGGACCCGGAGCGCAAGGCCGCCATCATGGCCGACCTCCGCGACTTCGCCGACGGGAGCGCGTTCTACGAGCGCACGGGCCGCGCGTGGAAGCGCGGCTACCTCCTGTACGGCCCGCCCGGGACGGGCAAGTCGAGCATGATCGCCGCCATGGCGAACCACCTCGGCTACGACGTCTACGACCTCGAGCTCACCGAGGTCGGCAGCAACGCCGAGCTCCGGAAGCTGCTGATGAAGACGACCTCCAAGTCCATCATCGTGATCGAGGACATCGACTGCTCCGTCGACCTCACcaaccgcgccaccgccgcggccgcagcgcagccgccgaagccgcgggcgagcatcgacggcggcgcgatcgaccaggacgcggcggcggcgccggccggcgcggcggcgcggtcgatcACGCTCTCCGGCCTGCTCAACTTCACCGACGGCCTCTGGTCGTGCTGCGGCTCGGAGCGCATCTTCGTCTTCACCACCAACCACATCGAGAAGCTCGACCCGGCGCTGCTCCGCTCCGGCCGCATGGACATGCACATCTTCATGAGCTACTGCACGTTCCCGGCGCTCAAGATCCTCCTCCGGAACTACCTCGACGAcgactcctccgcctcctcctcctccgctgccgccgccgccaccatggccgGGCTGGAGACGTGGATCGACGCGGCGGAGATCACGCCGGCGGACGTGAGCGAGGTGCTGATCAAGAACCGCAGGAACGGGCGCGAGCAAGCCATGGAACAGCTCCTCGAGGTGCTCAAGGCGCGCGCCGAGAAGCgcccgccgtcggcggcggccgggaacgcgaccggcggcggcgacaacgaggaggaggaggaggaggaggagaagagggcaTTGGAGAGCCccaaggaaggcggcggcgaggacggacAGGACGAGGAGACGGAGGCCAAGAAACAGCTGAGTGAGTGA